From a single Scomber japonicus isolate fScoJap1 chromosome 12, fScoJap1.pri, whole genome shotgun sequence genomic region:
- the LOC128368932 gene encoding noelin-3-like, with product MWTLSVVLNPLLFLLLFGYCPSVTIRPKEGWQVYSSAQDADGRCICTVVAPEQNLCSRDAKGRQLRQLLEKVQNMSQSIEVLNLRTQRDFQYIMRMESQIKGLRSKFRQIESDRKTLVNKNFQELKGKMESLQPLIPVLEQYKTDAKLISQFKEEIRNLSGVLMGIQEEMGAYDYEELQRRVLNLENRLRNCMSKLTCGKLMKITGPLTVKTSGTRFGAWMTDPQASPKDNRVWYMDSYTNNKIVKEYKSIEDFVEGVESRTYNLPFKWAGTNHVVYNGSLYYNKMQSNIMVRYSFETGRVVTQRALESAGFHNVYPYTWGGFSDIDLMADELGLWAVYATNQNAGNIVISQLNPDTLQILSTWNTEYSKRNAGESFMICGTLYITNSHLTGAKVYYAYSTKTSTYEYTDIPFHNQYFHMSMLDYNARDRALYGWNNGHQVLFNVTLFHIIKTEDDS from the exons ATGTGGacgctgtccgtggtgctgaaccCGCTGCTGTTTCTGCTTCTGTTCGGATACTGCCCTTCAGTG ACCATCCGGCCAAAGGAAGGGTGGCAGGTATACAGCTCAGCTCAGGATGCAGATGGGCGTTGTATCTGCACAGTGGTGGCACCTGAACAGAATCTGTGCTCCAGAGATGCCAAAGGCAGACAGCTCCGCCAGCTCCTGGAGAAG GTGCAGAACATGTCACAGTCAATCGAGGTGCTGAACCTGCGGACGCAGAGGGACTTTCAGTATATCATGAGAATGGAGAGCCAGATCAAAGGACTGCGGTCAAAGTTCCGACAGATTGAATCGGACAGGAAGACGCTGGTCAACAAAAACTTTCAG GAGCTAAAGGGAAAGATGGAGTCCCTGCAGCCGCTGATCCCTGTTCTGGAGCAGTACAAGACAGATGCCAAGCTCATCTCCCAGTTCAAAGAGGAGATCAGGAACCTGTCTGGTGTGTTAATGGGTATCCAGGAGGAGATGGGAGCCTATGACTATGAGGAGCTGCAACGGAGGGTTCTAAACCTGGAAAATCGGCTCCGAAACTGTATGAGCAAGCTCA CATGTGGCAAGCTAATGAAGATCACTGGGCCGCTGACAGTGAAGACTTCAGGAACCAGATTTGGAGCCTGGATGACTGACCCACAGGCGTCTCCCAAAGACAACAGG GTTTGGTATATGGACAGCTACACCAACAACAAGATAGTAAAAGAGTATAAATCCATTGAGGATTTTGTGGAAGGAGTCGAGTCAAGAACCTACAACCTGCCTTTCAAATGGGCCGGCACCAACCACGTGGTGTATAACGGCTCTCTGTACTACAACAAGATGCAGAGCAACATCATGGTGAGGTACAGCTTCGAGACGGGCCGTGTGGTCACTCAGAGAGCCCTGGAGTCAGCAGGCTTCCATAACGTATACCCCTACACCTGGGGAGGCTTCTCTGACATTGACCTGATGGCGGACGAGCTTGGCCTGTGGGCTGTGTACGCTACCAACCAGAATGCTGGGAACATCGTCATCAGCCAGCTGAATCCGGACACGCTCCAGATCCTCAGCACGTGGAACACAGAATACTCAAAGAGGAACGCCGGTGAGTCTTTTATGATCTGTGGGACGCTCTACATCACTAACTCCCATCTGACCGGCGCCAAGGTGTACTACGCTTACTCCACTAAAACCTCCACTTATGAGTACACAGACATTCCCTTTCATAACCAGTACTTCCACATGTCTATGTTGGACTACAACGCCAGGGACCGCGCCCTCTACGGCTGGAACAACGGCCACCAGGTCCTGTTTAATGTTACTCTTTTCCACATCATTAAAACTGAGGATGACTCTTAA